The following coding sequences lie in one Lolium perenne isolate Kyuss_39 chromosome 2, Kyuss_2.0, whole genome shotgun sequence genomic window:
- the LOC127332981 gene encoding uncharacterized protein produces MDLLKRELEKKRKAATADFGGKNFVRRSELEEKQLQKRRQIPSKAPSVPAPNTFAAASDPTNSNADLSQGGGANPNPSSSSAASASVPPGLAGKKAAPEDALHSEERRIDELVLPRNEVMRRLRVLREPVTIFGEDDADRLDRLKLVLKSGVIDDIDDLEMTEGQTNDFLRDMIELRMRQKAGRDAYGKGKIKRVGTGDGGEGGALGDDVDDGEGDARRSGDDADADKDSARMKAKFEELCDEDKILVFFKRLLNEWNQELDDMTELEKRTAKGKSMFATLKQCARYLSPLFEFCRKKVLPDDIRKALLFIVDCCVKRDYLQAMDQYIKLAIGNAPWPIGVTMVGIHERSAREKIHTNSVAHIMNDETTRKYLQSIKRLMTFSQRRYPAMPSKSVEFNSLANGSDLQALLAEDPVKVSPEERLRLMGASRE; encoded by the exons ATGGATCTCCTGAAGCGggagctggagaagaagcgaAAGGCGGCGACGGCCGACTTCGGCGGCAAGAACTTCGTCCGGCGGTCGGAGCTGGAGGAGAAGCAGCTCCAGAAGCGGCGCCAGATCCCCTCCAAGGCTCCGTCCGTGCCCGCCCCCAACAccttcgccgccgcctccgacCCCACCAACTCCAACGCCGACCTCTCCCAGGGCGGGGgcgcgaaccctaaccctagctcctCGTCCGCCGCCTCGGCCTCCGTCCCGCCCGGCCTCGCGGGGAAGAAGGCCGCGCCGGAGGACGCGCTCCACTCCGAGGAGCGCCGCATCgacgagctcgtcctcccgcgGAACGAGGTGATGCGGCGCCTCCGGGTGCTTCGCGAGCCAGTCACGATATTCGGGGAGGACGACGCGGACCGCCTCGATCGCCTCAAGCTCGTGCTCAAGTCCGGAGTGATTGACGACATTGACGACCTTGAGATGACCGAGGGGCAGACCAACGATTTCCTCCGTGACATGATTGAGCTCCGCATGCGTCAGAAAGCTGGCCGGGACGCCTACGGCAAGGGGAAAATCAAGCGTGTTGGTACCGGTGATGGCGGGGAGGGTGGCGCGTTGGGGGACGATGTGGATGACGGCGAGGGGGATGCCCGGAGGAGTGGGGATGATGCTGATGCAGACAAGGACTCCGCGCGgatgaaggccaagtttgaggagCTTTGTGACGAAGATAAGATATTGGTATTCTTCAAGAGGCTGCTCAACGAGTGGAACCAGGAGCTGGATGATATGACGGAGCTGGAGAAGCGGACGGCAAAAGGGAAGTCAATGTTTGCAACGCTCAAGCAGTGTGCACGGTATCTCAGTCCTCTGTTCGAGTTCTGCAGGAAGAAG GTTCTTCCTGATGACATCCGTAAAGCATTGCTCTTTATTGTTGACTGCTGCGTGAAGCGTGATTATTTGCAAGCAATGGACCAATACATCAAGCTTGCTATTGGCAACGCGCCATGGCCTATTGGAGTCACTATGGTTGGTATCCACGAGCGTTCTGCCCGAGAGAAGATTCACACGAATAGTGTGGCTCATATCATGAACGATGAGACCACTCGCAAGTACCTTCAGTCGATAAAGAGGCTCATGACGTTTTCCCAGCGGCGTTATCCTGCTATGCCCTCCAAATCAGTGGAGTTCAACAGCCTGGCTAATGGGAGTGACCTGCAGGCCCTTTTAGCGGAGGATCCGGTGAAAGTTTCTCCTGAGGAAAGGCTCAGACTTATGGGAGCATCAAGAGAGTGA
- the LOC127330077 gene encoding protein YABBY 7, which produces MSSVSLGLPERLGYVQCKFCTTILLVSVPCSSLLLKMVAVQCGRCSGILSVSVASPPPSPPSPSSVELHPWMEQELGVDPPPREWSDESSGADDAGEGQVAENNAAAAVNKPPVRKQRTPSAYNCFIKEEIKRIKAVEPKMTHKEAFSTAAKNWAHLPRIQQRETEGSPAGDTCKLR; this is translated from the exons ATGTCGTCGGTGTCTCTCGGCCTCCCAGAGCGGCTCGGCTACGTGCAGTGCAAGTTCTGCACCACCATCTTGCTG gtgAGCGTGCCGTGCAGCAGCCTGCTGCTCAAGATGGTGGCCGTGCAGTGCGGCCGCTGCTCCGGCATCCTCTCCGTCAGCGTGGCTTCTCccccgccgtcgccgccatcgccgTCGTCCGTCGAGCTGC ATCCGTGGATGGAACAGGAGCTGGGAGTTGATCCGCCGCCCAGGGAGTGGTCCGATGAGAGCAGCGGAGCCGACGACGCAGGGGAGGGTCAGGTTGCGGAGaacaacgccgccgccgccgtcaacaaaC CGCCGGTGAGGAAGCAGCGGACGCCCTCGGCCTACAACTGCTTCATCAA GGAAGAGATAAAGAGGATCAAAGCCGTGGAGCCCAAGATGACCCACAAGGAAGCGTTCAGCACCGCTGCTAAAAAT TGGGCTCACTTACCCAGAATTCAGCAAAGGGAGACTGAAGGATCCCCTGCTGGTGACACGTGCAAACTGCGCTAA
- the LOC127332982 gene encoding organic cation/carnitine transporter 7 → MAGDEAVAGGAECCYYTTDDALSHVGFGRFQALVLAYAGVGWTAEAMEIMLLSFVGPSVKDEWGISAQQEGLITSVVFAGMIIGACLGGVISDSYGRRAGFLFTAVVTGIFGFLSALSPNYICLLTLRFVVGMGLGAGHVLGTWFFEFVPAAKRGTWVVVFHCTWTFGTIFQALIAWAIMPVLGWRWLIALSSSPCFVLLIFYGVTPESPRYLCSRGRTADAKLILERIARVNNMSLPSGILIQQKVSDNGVDVETILPLITSQDSDATDMSISTKSSFTNAFRTLVSRSLIRSTLLLWFVYFAFSFAYSGIVLLTSELSNGERRCAPVGMPLRQQNDVRLYRDVLVTSIAEFPGLILAALLVDRFGRKLSMEGFILLCFAFIAPLAVPLGEGLATTLLFSARACIMGSYAVLYIYGPEIYPTSCRNTGVGVATSVGRIGGMVAPLIAVGLLENCHQKEAVFIFDVVLFLAAVACALFPLETKGCQIQ, encoded by the exons ATGGCGGGGGACGAGGCCGTGGCCGGCGGGGCAGAGTGCTGCTACTACACGACGGACGACGCGCTGTCGCACGTGGGCTTCGGGAGGTTCCAGGCGCTGGTGCTGGCCTACGCCGGCGTGGGCTGGACGGCGGAGGCCATGGAGATCATGCTGCTGTCCTTCGTCGGCCCGTCCGTGAAGGACGAGTGGGGGATCTCCGCCCAGCAGGAGGGGCTCATCACTAGCGTCGTCTTCGCCGGGATGATCATCGGGGCCTGCCTCGGGGGCGTCATCTCGGACTCATACGGAAGAAG GGCTGGTTTTCTATTCACTGCAGTTGTCACTGGCATATTTGGTTTTCTCAGTGCTTTATCACCTAATTACATATGCTTACTAACCCTCCGCTTTGTTGTCGGTATGGGATTGGGTGCTGGCCATGTTCTTGGTACTTGGTTCTTTGAGTTTGTTCCTGCTGCAAAGAGGGGTACTTGGGTGGTTGTCTTCCATTGTACTTGGACTTTCGGAACAATCTTTCAGGCTCTAATTGCATGG GCTATCATGCCAGTACTTGGATGGAGGTGGTTGATAGCATTGTCCTCGTCACCATGTTTCGTTCTGCTTATTTTCTATGGTGTAACACCTGAATCACCACGGTACCTCTGCTCAAGAGGTAGAACAGCTGATGCTAAATTGATCTTGGAGAGGATAGCAAGAGTGAACAACATGTCTCTTCCCTCTGGCATTCTAATCCAGCAAAAAGTATCTGACAATGGCGTTGATGTGGAGACAATACTACCTCTAATTACTTCACAAGATAGTGATGCAACAGACATGAGCATCAGCACTAAATCCAGTTTTACTAATGCATTTCGGACACTTGTGTCACGAAGCCTGATCAGATCTACCCTTCTTCTATGGTTTGTCTACTTTGCATTTTCTTTTGCTTACTCTGGTATAGTTTTGCTAACATCAGAACTAAGCAATGGTGAAAGGAGATGTGCACCTGTTGGAATGCCTTTGAGGCAGCAAAATGATGTCAGACTCTACAGAGATGTCCTGGTGACAAGTATTGCAG AGTTTCCTGGTCTGATTTTGGCGGCTCTATTGGTTGATAGATTTGGTCGCAAACTATCGATGGAGGGATTCATCCTTTTGTGCTTTGCTTTCATCGCACCACTTGCTGTACCTTTGGGAGAAGGTTTAGCAACCACCCTTCTCTTCAGTGCCCGGGCGTGTATAATGGGAAGTTATGCTGTTCTGTATATTTATGGCCCGGAG ATCTACCCTACATCATGTCGAAACACCGGAGTGGGAGTCGCGACTTCGGTTGGTCGGATCGGTGGCATGGTTGCACCACTCATAGCAGTTGGTTTGTTAGAGAACTGTCATCAGAAAGAAGCGGTGTTCATCTTCGATGTGGTACTCTTCCTTGCAGCAGTGGCCTGTGCCCTCTTTCCTCTGGAGACCAAAGGCTGCCAGATCCAGTAA
- the LOC127332983 gene encoding uncharacterized protein isoform X2, whose protein sequence is MDSKRGRSHSPVELKDDRTKESGSYGRKDNSRELQNDSSHARPGRGHDFVRHSDRHSYGASRESRRHDDYRRYHDKRAEDNDRSYSRTSRSDRESRADTYYNPSKRDNTSDRSHGDWKNDDGRYGGKSVKREQRSKNQEKQESPRDGDRDADFKRETYSARRYPEEKNKEKFKQEDGLKKRSGKEIEKSSNPTEPELETREKRRSLFSSVGPDVENAQHMEIDTSGGIRDGALGDLDAAKIAARKAAELVNKNIVGLGFGVGTGRLSTDQKKKLLWGNKKSNPPESSTHWDSNLFSDRERQEKFNKLMGVKSSASASVQESKAGNKEEAPVEGKKQEELDTDLEKLYVAGLRRRDGRTVGLGL, encoded by the exons ATGGACTCTAAACGTGGGAGAAGTCATAGTCCAGTTGAACTCAAGGATGACCGCACTAAGGAGAGTGGGAGTTATGGAAGGAAGGACAATTCAAGGGAGCTACAGAATGATTCAAGTCACGCCAGGCCAGGCAGAGGTCATGATTTTGTTAGGCATTCTGATAGGCACTCCTACGGAGCTTCACGCGAATCCAGGAGGCATGATGATTATAGGAGGTATCATGATAAGCGCGCTGAAGATAATGACAGAAGCTATTCTAGAACTTCTAGGTCAGATCGGGAATCAAGGGCTGACACTTACTATAATCCTTCAAAGCGTGATAACACATCTGATAGATCACATGGTGATTGGAAAAATGATGATGGTAGGTATGGAGGCAAATCTGTTAAGCGAGAGCAGAGGAGTAAGAATCAGGAAAAACAGGAGTCTCCACGTGATGGAGACAGAGATGCTGATTTTAAGAGGGAAACATACTCTGCCAGAAGGTATCCAGAAGAGAAAAACAAGGAAAAGTTCAAGCAGGAGGATGGCCTAAAGAAGAGAAGTGGCAAGGAAATTGAGAAAAGCAGCAACCCAACAGAACCTGAGCTAGAAACAAGGGAGAAGAGGAGAAGCTTATTCAGTTCTGTTGGTCCAGATGTTGAAAATGCACAACACATGGAAATCGATACATCAGGAG GAATTAGAGATGGAGCCTTAGGTGATCTGGATGCAGCAAAAATTGCAGCAAGGAAAGCTGCTGAATTAG TTAATAAGAACATTGTGGGATTGGGATTTGGAGTTGGAACCGGGCGCTTATCCACTGACCAGAAGAAGAAGCTGCTCTGGGGCAACAAAAAGAGCAACCCCCCAGAG TCAAGTACTCACTGGGACTCGAATCTGTTTTCTGATCGGGAGCGCCAAGAGAAATTCAACAAACTCATG GGTGTGAAGAGCAGCGCCTCCGCCTCGGTTCAAGAAAGCAAGGCTGGCAACAAGGAGGAAGCTCCGGTGGAAGGCAAGAAGCaggaggagctcgacaccgacctgGAGAAGCTCTACGTAGCAGGCCTGCGCCGGAGAGATGGCCGAACTGTTGGTCTCGGACTGTAG